The nucleotide window TATACCGATTTCGGAGGACGGTATGAAGTTTACATGCTCTTTTCTCATAAAAAGCACCTTCTTTACGAAGGTAAACAGCTAATTCAGTCCAATTTTGTATTCAATAGCAACAAAGTTTGAGAAAAGAGCCTAAATAAAGAAGCGAAGAGGAATTTTCCTCTTCGCTTTTTTATGGATGAAACAATATCAACTTTCCTCTTGGTGAAGTGCAGCGGTGTGTTTTGTCGCTTAAGTTCTTTTCTTCAAGCATTCGGGCGCCGATTTCCTTTGCTTCGTCATCGTTCCCA belongs to Mesobacillus sp. AQ2 and includes:
- a CDS encoding YhzD family protein, whose amino-acid sequence is MDTYKLTAFEPNGEKLVDESFQAGNDDEAKEIGARMLEEKNLSDKTHRCTSPRGKLILFHP